From the genome of Thermoflexus hugenholtzii, one region includes:
- a CDS encoding long-chain-fatty-acid--CoA ligase, which yields MEERRWHRFYDFWVPRSLTYPRQPLSALMDFAANQYGERTATIFYGAEMSYRDLRAHSVRLATALDALGIRPGDRVGIMLPNCPQFFIAFYAILRLGAVVVPLNPLYVERELRYVVEDSGMRALIALDTMAPKVMAVREQAGPELVIFAGLQDYMPEPVRPIYLERVRAQGMSTETPVGPGLYRWTELMERAGERFFQPPVNPLEDVAVLPYTGGTTGLPKGVMLTHFNLFANVIQAYVWAREFVRRGEERYLVVLPLFHSFGMTSLMNVGMFNGASFILLPRFDVEEALNAIRTYQPTFLPAVPTMYIALLNHPRAAESGLGSIRLCNSGAAPLPVEVIQQFARFSSGTFIEGYGLTEASPITHINPIMNLKKLGSVGLPIPDTDARIVDVETGTRELAPGEIGELVIRGPQVMKGYWNRPEETAQTLRDGWLYTGDIARMDEDGYFYIVDRKKDMILTGGFNVYPREVEEVLYAHPAVLEAAVVGVPDPYRGEAVKAYVVLRPGAQASEAEILEHCRRNLAPYKVPREIEFRDSLPKSMVGKVLRRVLREAAPAAPPPPVTVPPDVSIRAFFTEWVPRLFEAASATPPEGMEGTVLRVRYRVGEEVFTLRVEDGKRLTVIEGETDETPHVELSMGTEEFREVLAGRLYLGEPPYLAFRSRRRFEALQRVKGTVHLELERPDGTLWRATAIYNGAAEPTGTLRMSATDYSSMQRGELDGQVAFATGKLRWEGDFTLLIGLRALRE from the coding sequence ATGGAGGAGCGGCGATGGCATCGCTTCTATGATTTCTGGGTGCCGCGCTCCCTGACCTACCCCCGGCAGCCCCTGAGCGCCCTCATGGACTTCGCCGCGAACCAGTATGGGGAGCGCACGGCAACGATCTTCTACGGCGCGGAGATGAGCTATCGGGACCTGCGGGCTCACTCCGTCCGTCTGGCCACCGCCCTGGACGCCCTGGGGATCCGGCCGGGGGATCGAGTTGGGATCATGCTCCCGAACTGCCCCCAGTTCTTCATCGCCTTCTACGCCATCCTCCGACTGGGCGCCGTGGTGGTTCCCCTGAACCCCCTCTATGTGGAGCGGGAGCTCCGCTACGTGGTGGAAGACAGCGGGATGCGGGCCCTGATCGCCCTGGACACCATGGCGCCCAAGGTCATGGCGGTGCGGGAGCAGGCCGGGCCGGAGCTCGTGATCTTCGCCGGCCTCCAGGACTACATGCCGGAGCCCGTCCGCCCCATCTACCTCGAGCGGGTCCGGGCCCAGGGGATGAGCACGGAAACCCCGGTCGGCCCCGGCCTGTATCGGTGGACGGAGCTGATGGAACGGGCAGGGGAGCGCTTCTTCCAGCCGCCGGTGAACCCGCTGGAGGACGTGGCGGTCCTCCCCTACACCGGCGGCACCACCGGCCTGCCGAAAGGGGTGATGCTCACCCATTTCAATCTCTTCGCCAACGTGATCCAGGCCTACGTCTGGGCCCGGGAGTTCGTCCGCCGTGGGGAGGAACGCTATCTGGTGGTGCTCCCCCTCTTCCACTCCTTCGGCATGACCTCCCTGATGAACGTGGGGATGTTCAACGGGGCGTCTTTCATCCTGCTCCCCCGCTTTGATGTGGAGGAGGCGCTGAACGCCATCCGGACCTATCAGCCGACCTTCCTCCCCGCGGTGCCGACGATGTATATCGCCCTCCTCAACCACCCCCGGGCGGCCGAGTCCGGCCTGGGCTCCATCCGCCTCTGCAACAGCGGGGCCGCCCCCCTTCCCGTGGAGGTGATCCAGCAGTTCGCCCGCTTCTCCTCCGGCACCTTCATCGAAGGCTACGGCCTCACGGAGGCCTCGCCCATCACCCACATCAACCCCATCATGAACCTGAAGAAGCTGGGCAGCGTCGGCCTCCCCATCCCGGACACGGACGCGCGCATCGTGGACGTGGAGACGGGGACCCGGGAGCTGGCGCCCGGGGAGATTGGGGAGCTGGTGATCCGGGGACCTCAGGTGATGAAGGGCTACTGGAACCGGCCGGAGGAGACCGCCCAGACCCTGCGGGACGGCTGGCTTTACACGGGGGACATCGCCCGGATGGACGAGGACGGCTACTTCTACATCGTCGACCGCAAGAAGGACATGATCCTCACCGGCGGCTTCAACGTCTACCCGCGGGAGGTGGAGGAGGTCCTCTACGCCCATCCGGCCGTCCTGGAGGCGGCGGTGGTGGGGGTGCCGGATCCTTACCGCGGTGAGGCGGTGAAGGCCTACGTGGTCCTCCGGCCGGGAGCCCAGGCCTCCGAGGCGGAGATCCTGGAGCACTGTCGGCGGAACCTGGCCCCCTACAAGGTCCCCCGGGAGATCGAGTTCCGGGATTCCCTGCCGAAGTCAATGGTCGGGAAAGTGCTCCGCCGGGTGCTGCGGGAGGCTGCCCCTGCGGCGCCGCCGCCCCCGGTCACAGTGCCCCCCGACGTCTCCATCCGCGCCTTCTTCACCGAATGGGTCCCCCGGCTCTTCGAGGCGGCGTCCGCCACGCCCCCCGAGGGGATGGAGGGGACGGTGCTCCGAGTTCGTTACCGCGTGGGGGAGGAGGTGTTCACCCTGCGGGTGGAGGACGGGAAGCGCCTGACAGTGATCGAGGGGGAGACCGACGAGACGCCCCACGTGGAGCTGAGCATGGGGACGGAGGAGTTCCGGGAGGTCCTGGCCGGACGCCTCTACCTCGGGGAGCCGCCCTACCTGGCCTTCCGCTCCCGGCGCCGGTTCGAGGCCCTGCAGCGGGTGAAGGGGACGGTGCATCTGGAGCTGGAGCGGCCGGACGGCACCCTGTGGCGGGCGACGGCCATCTACAACGGGGCGGCGGAGCCGACCGGGACCCTGCGCATGAGCGCCACGGATTACAGCTCGATGCAGCGCGGGGAGCTGGACGGCCAGGTGGCTTTCGCCACCGGCAAGCTGCGGTGGGAAGGGGATTTCACGTTGCTGATCGGCCTGCGGGCCTTGCGCGAATAG
- a CDS encoding MoxR family ATPase, whose translation MVSSIEEVRERLAAQQYIASDEIATTVFLAERLGKPVLIEGPAGVGKTELAKAWAAATGRPLIRLQCYEGLDETKALYEWEYAKQMLYTQLLRDKLNAVLADAATLREAADRIAQEEDVFFSLRFLLPRPLLKAILSDEPVVLLIDEIDRADAEFEAFLLEVLSDFQVSVPELGTLRAKHVPTVFLTSNNTRELSEALKRRCLYLFIDYPSLEQELAIVRLKVPELAPQLARQVVELVQRLRRLDLKKQPSISETLDWARALVALNAQHLDRKTLESTLTVLLKHEADLQRGRRLLNGGEEARRPRRAPPWASDS comes from the coding sequence ATGGTCTCTTCGATTGAGGAGGTCCGGGAACGGCTGGCGGCTCAGCAATACATCGCCTCCGATGAGATCGCCACCACGGTTTTCCTGGCCGAACGGCTGGGCAAGCCCGTGCTGATTGAGGGCCCCGCCGGGGTGGGCAAGACGGAGCTGGCCAAGGCCTGGGCCGCGGCCACGGGGCGCCCCCTCATCCGCCTGCAGTGCTATGAGGGGCTGGATGAGACCAAGGCCCTTTACGAGTGGGAATACGCCAAGCAGATGCTCTACACCCAGCTGCTGCGGGACAAGCTCAACGCGGTCCTGGCCGATGCCGCCACCCTCCGGGAGGCCGCCGACCGCATCGCCCAGGAGGAGGACGTCTTCTTCTCCCTGCGCTTCCTGCTGCCCCGACCCCTGCTCAAAGCCATCCTCTCCGACGAGCCGGTGGTCCTCCTCATCGACGAGATCGACCGCGCCGACGCCGAGTTCGAGGCCTTCCTCCTGGAGGTCCTCAGCGACTTCCAGGTCAGCGTCCCCGAGCTGGGGACCTTGCGGGCCAAGCATGTCCCGACCGTCTTCCTCACCAGCAACAACACCCGGGAGCTGAGCGAAGCCCTCAAGCGGCGCTGTCTTTATCTGTTCATCGATTACCCGTCCCTGGAGCAGGAGCTGGCCATCGTGCGGCTGAAGGTGCCCGAGCTGGCCCCTCAGCTGGCCCGGCAGGTGGTGGAGCTGGTGCAGCGTCTGCGCCGCCTGGATCTCAAAAAGCAGCCCAGCATCAGCGAGACCCTGGATTGGGCCCGGGCCCTGGTGGCCCTGAACGCCCAGCACCTGGACCGCAAGACCCTGGAGAGCACGCTCACGGTCCTCCTCAAGCACGAGGCCGACCTCCAGCGGGGCCGCCGCCTGCTGAACGGCGGCGAGGAGGCCCGGCGGCCCCGCCGTGCCCCGCCGTGGGCCAGCGACTCCTGA
- a CDS encoding cytochrome c oxidase assembly protein, whose amino-acid sequence MTWEAVAPILGVGILTALGAYFLGIAGVYEQLPAARRRAHLGWFLLGLGWAAFGFIPSPLLLGPDLRFTVNMAQFVALTGLAAPLLWMGLPEPFFRPLVRWPPLAGAGRRLIRPIPAYLAANLIFFAWHTPALFEVSSRSVALWALKQFLFLLAAMLAWGPVLSPTPAWPRLSEPGQVLYLFFLAMPTTLLGALFTFPDTRIYNPSALGFEVCAPSSLEDQRLAGLFMWVPGALIYLGALTVVFFRWFGKEEARA is encoded by the coding sequence ATGACCTGGGAAGCGGTGGCGCCCATCCTGGGGGTGGGGATCCTAACGGCCCTGGGGGCGTATTTCTTGGGGATCGCGGGGGTGTATGAGCAGCTGCCGGCGGCCCGGCGGCGGGCCCATCTCGGATGGTTCCTGCTCGGCCTGGGCTGGGCTGCCTTCGGCTTCATCCCGTCCCCGCTGCTGCTGGGCCCGGATCTCCGGTTCACCGTCAACATGGCCCAGTTCGTGGCCTTGACCGGCCTGGCTGCCCCCCTGCTCTGGATGGGCCTGCCGGAGCCCTTCTTCCGCCCCCTGGTCCGGTGGCCTCCCCTGGCTGGGGCGGGCCGCCGGCTCATCCGGCCGATCCCGGCCTATCTGGCCGCCAACCTGATCTTCTTCGCCTGGCACACGCCGGCCCTCTTCGAGGTGTCCTCCCGCAGCGTGGCCCTCTGGGCCCTCAAGCAGTTCCTGTTCCTGCTCGCCGCGATGCTGGCCTGGGGGCCGGTGCTGAGCCCGACCCCGGCTTGGCCCCGCCTCTCCGAGCCCGGCCAAGTCCTCTATCTGTTCTTCCTGGCCATGCCGACCACCTTGTTAGGCGCTCTGTTCACGTTCCCGGACACCCGGATTTACAACCCCTCCGCCCTGGGCTTTGAGGTGTGCGCGCCGTCCTCTCTGGAGGACCAGCGGCTGGCGGGGCTCTTCATGTGGGTGCCGGGCGCGCTGATCTACCTGGGCGCCCTGACCGTGGTGTTCTTCCGCTGGTTCGGAAAAGAAGAAGCCCGGGCCTGA
- a CDS encoding acyl-CoA dehydrogenase family protein, translated as MISFEIPEEIQQQREMARMVAEQLMRPNARYYDEHEHEIPWDFVNTMWPIVQQDWIRIVRRAERQLAGEQPAEKKREGPRYDNLRMIFLVEMLTWGDAGLYLCMPGPGLAGYSINAVGTPEQKVRFLKRYTEGGPKWGAMAVTEPGAGSDVSAIQTTAKREDDHWVLNGEKIFITNGYLALEASEGIVVVWATIDKTAGRAGIKPFVVEAGTPGVSITKRERKLGIRASDTAAIRFDNARIPLDNILGSPEILDTARTDGFKGVMVTFDASRPVVAAGALGIARAAIEFTKEVLEKEGIRIRYGLPRHQLTAIERDVMEMEAMHKAAWLLTLRAGWMLDQGKPNALEASMAKVKAGKAVTWITYKAVEILGPLGYSTRYLVEKWMRDAKINDLYEGTGQINTLIVARRVLGLTSRELK; from the coding sequence ATGATCAGCTTTGAGATCCCGGAGGAGATCCAGCAACAGCGTGAGATGGCTCGGATGGTGGCCGAGCAGCTGATGCGGCCGAACGCCCGCTACTACGACGAGCACGAGCACGAGATCCCCTGGGACTTCGTCAACACCATGTGGCCCATCGTGCAGCAGGACTGGATCCGCATCGTGCGGCGGGCGGAGCGGCAGCTGGCCGGGGAGCAGCCAGCGGAGAAGAAGCGCGAGGGGCCGCGCTACGACAACCTGCGCATGATCTTCCTGGTGGAGATGCTGACCTGGGGCGACGCCGGCCTTTATCTGTGCATGCCCGGACCCGGCCTGGCCGGCTACTCCATCAACGCGGTGGGCACGCCGGAGCAGAAGGTCCGCTTCCTCAAGCGCTACACCGAGGGCGGCCCCAAGTGGGGGGCCATGGCCGTGACCGAGCCCGGCGCCGGCTCCGACGTCTCGGCCATCCAGACCACGGCCAAACGGGAGGACGATCACTGGGTGCTCAACGGGGAGAAGATCTTCATCACCAACGGGTATCTGGCCCTGGAAGCCTCCGAGGGGATCGTCGTGGTCTGGGCGACCATCGACAAGACGGCGGGGCGGGCCGGGATCAAACCCTTCGTGGTGGAGGCGGGCACGCCCGGCGTGAGCATCACCAAGCGGGAGCGCAAGCTGGGCATCCGGGCCAGCGACACGGCGGCCATCCGCTTCGACAACGCCCGCATCCCCCTCGACAACATCCTGGGCAGCCCGGAGATCCTGGACACGGCGCGCACCGACGGGTTCAAGGGCGTGATGGTGACCTTCGATGCCTCCCGGCCGGTGGTGGCCGCCGGCGCCCTGGGCATCGCCCGCGCCGCCATCGAGTTCACCAAGGAGGTCCTGGAGAAGGAGGGGATCCGCATCCGCTACGGCCTCCCTCGCCATCAGCTGACGGCCATCGAGCGGGACGTGATGGAGATGGAGGCCATGCACAAGGCGGCCTGGCTGCTCACCCTGCGGGCCGGCTGGATGCTGGATCAGGGGAAGCCCAACGCCCTGGAGGCCTCTATGGCCAAGGTGAAGGCCGGCAAGGCGGTGACCTGGATCACCTACAAAGCCGTGGAGATCCTGGGGCCGCTGGGCTACTCCACCCGCTATCTCGTGGAGAAGTGGATGCGGGACGCCAAGATCAACGACCTCTACGAGGGGACCGGCCAGATCAACACCCTCATCGTCGCCCGCCGCGTGCTCGGCCTGACCAGCCGTGAGCTGAAGTGA
- a CDS encoding nucleotidyltransferase family protein yields the protein MPTARELGPEGWKPYLEAARRRPRPTIAIDPEERARLLSRAREAARALKEQFGARRVWLFGSLAHAAWFDPDSDVDMAVEGLPPEDFWKAWAAVEDIIRERPVDLIDWDMASDSLRQAIEEFGIELCSGGSQSSNDGGTNDRGAADVLGVR from the coding sequence ATGCCCACCGCCCGGGAGCTCGGACCGGAGGGCTGGAAGCCTTACCTCGAGGCGGCCCGGCGGCGGCCGCGGCCGACGATCGCCATCGATCCGGAGGAGCGCGCTCGCCTGCTAAGTCGCGCCCGGGAGGCCGCGCGGGCGCTCAAAGAGCAGTTCGGGGCCCGGCGGGTGTGGCTCTTCGGCTCCCTGGCCCACGCGGCCTGGTTCGACCCGGACTCCGATGTGGACATGGCCGTGGAGGGCCTTCCCCCAGAGGATTTCTGGAAAGCCTGGGCGGCCGTGGAGGACATCATCCGGGAGCGCCCGGTGGATCTCATCGACTGGGACATGGCCAGCGACTCCCTGCGTCAGGCGATCGAGGAATTCGGGATCGAGCTGTGTTCGGGCGGATCCCAGAGCTCCAATGACGGAGGCACCAATGACCGTGGCGCCGCGGACGTGCTGGGTGTCCGGTGA
- a CDS encoding ribbon-helix-helix protein, CopG family gives MARRITVFLEETQHQWLRQEARRRGVSVSALIREAIETLRAHQAWRPLDESPFWELVGAGRSRRKGPAISEHVDAWVYPVPSHRRPRKRPSGSKQRT, from the coding sequence ATGGCCCGTCGGATCACCGTCTTCCTGGAAGAAACTCAGCATCAATGGTTGCGTCAGGAGGCGAGGCGGCGGGGCGTTTCCGTCTCCGCGCTGATCCGGGAGGCGATCGAGACGCTGCGGGCTCATCAAGCCTGGCGGCCGTTGGACGAAAGCCCCTTCTGGGAGCTGGTGGGCGCGGGACGGAGCCGCCGCAAAGGGCCGGCGATCAGCGAGCACGTGGACGCGTGGGTCTATCCGGTTCCCTCTCACCGTCGGCCTCGTAAGCGGCCTTCAGGATCTAAACAGAGGACGTGA
- a CDS encoding SCP2 sterol-binding domain-containing protein gives MGRQGARAASFVVRVWLEESRAEGRLRGEISDLRTGEVRPFGDELHLLRCLWDWVRQPDIGRSSPSSRKEVPMSELTARDVILRMPEAFQPDKAQGVSATIQYSLTGEGGGDWYLVISEGTCTVHEGKAEKADVTLTMDARDFVDIATGKLDAMKAFMSGKLKVSGNMMLATRLTSFFRIG, from the coding sequence ATGGGGCGGCAGGGGGCGCGGGCGGCTTCGTTCGTGGTGCGGGTCTGGCTGGAGGAGTCCCGCGCCGAGGGCCGGTTGCGGGGCGAGATCTCCGACCTCCGCACCGGGGAGGTCCGGCCCTTCGGCGACGAGCTCCATCTCCTCCGGTGTCTCTGGGATTGGGTTCGGCAGCCCGACATCGGGCGATCCTCACCCTCTTCTCGGAAGGAGGTTCCCATGAGCGAGCTGACGGCGCGGGATGTGATCTTGCGGATGCCCGAGGCCTTCCAGCCGGACAAGGCCCAGGGCGTGAGCGCCACCATCCAGTATTCCCTCACCGGGGAGGGCGGCGGCGACTGGTATCTGGTGATCTCCGAGGGGACCTGCACGGTCCACGAGGGGAAGGCGGAGAAGGCCGACGTCACCCTCACCATGGACGCCCGGGATTTCGTGGACATCGCCACCGGGAAGCTGGATGCGATGAAGGCCTTCATGAGCGGCAAGCTCAAGGTCAGCGGCAACATGATGCTGGCTACCCGTCTCACCTCGTTCTTCCGCATCGGCTGA
- a CDS encoding SDR family oxidoreductase, which produces MRIDLREQVAIVTGASRGIGRAIARALAEAGAKVVLSSRRAENLAPVVEEIRALGGEALAVPAHTGRMAEVERLVEETVKAFGRVDILVNNAATNPHFGPTLEADEGQWQKILEVNLLGYWRMAKAVVPVMRAQGRGKILNIASVAGLRPSPGMGLYGISKAGVIMLTQLLALELAPDRIQVNAIAPGVIRTRFSELLWSTPEIAERILRATPQGRFGEPEEVARLALFLVSPAADFITGAVYVVDGGLSLTGGLA; this is translated from the coding sequence ATGCGGATCGATCTGCGGGAGCAGGTGGCCATCGTCACCGGGGCGTCACGGGGGATCGGGCGGGCCATCGCCCGGGCCCTGGCCGAGGCGGGCGCGAAGGTCGTGCTCTCCAGCCGCCGGGCGGAGAACCTGGCCCCGGTCGTGGAGGAGATCCGCGCCCTCGGCGGGGAGGCCCTGGCGGTGCCGGCTCACACCGGCCGCATGGCGGAGGTCGAGCGGCTGGTGGAGGAGACAGTGAAGGCCTTCGGGCGGGTGGACATCCTGGTCAACAACGCGGCCACCAACCCCCATTTCGGCCCCACCCTGGAGGCCGATGAGGGCCAGTGGCAGAAGATCCTGGAGGTGAACCTCCTGGGCTACTGGCGGATGGCCAAGGCGGTGGTCCCGGTGATGCGGGCCCAGGGGCGGGGCAAGATCCTCAACATCGCCTCCGTGGCCGGGCTGCGCCCCTCCCCCGGGATGGGGCTTTACGGGATCTCCAAGGCCGGGGTGATCATGCTCACGCAGCTTTTGGCCCTGGAGCTGGCCCCGGATCGCATCCAGGTGAACGCCATCGCCCCCGGGGTGATCCGCACCCGCTTCAGCGAGCTCCTCTGGAGCACGCCGGAGATCGCCGAACGCATCCTGCGGGCCACCCCCCAGGGGCGCTTCGGGGAGCCGGAGGAGGTCGCCCGGCTGGCCCTGTTCCTGGTCTCTCCCGCCGCCGATTTCATCACCGGAGCGGTCTACGTCGTGGACGGCGGGCTCTCCCTGACCGGCGGGCTGGCGTAA
- a CDS encoding acyl-CoA dehydrogenase family protein, with the protein MIAFEPTDEQRMLIQTVRAFAEEHLRRVARESDETGQVPEDVIARGWSIGLLPSMIPEAYGGFGEPSALTSVLALEELGWGDFTLALYLLAPHAVALPILLYGTEEQKRTYLPRFCGERFVRAAAALIEPSFLFDPLHLRTTARREGEEYVLHGTKIGVPFGAEAELLLVYASEDGRTQAFLVEPGTPGLTVKERDRYAGIRALPTYEVVLEGCRIPRCQRIGGEEGISMERLLERSRVALAALAVGLARGAFEYARDYAKQRVQFGEPIAHRQAIAFMIAEMAIDIDAARLMVWEAAWKLDRGEDVAREAYLAKLFADDMALRVTDGAVQTLGGHGYIRDHPVEMWLRNARGLPMLEGLVMV; encoded by the coding sequence ATGATTGCGTTCGAGCCGACGGATGAACAGCGGATGCTGATCCAGACGGTCCGGGCCTTCGCCGAGGAGCACCTGCGCCGGGTGGCCCGGGAGAGCGATGAGACCGGTCAGGTCCCGGAGGATGTGATCGCGCGGGGATGGTCCATCGGGCTGTTGCCCAGTATGATCCCCGAAGCGTATGGGGGCTTCGGCGAGCCCTCGGCGCTGACCAGCGTGCTGGCCCTGGAGGAGCTGGGCTGGGGGGATTTCACCCTTGCCCTCTACCTGCTGGCGCCCCACGCGGTCGCCCTCCCCATCCTGCTGTATGGGACCGAGGAGCAGAAGCGGACATATCTGCCTCGTTTCTGCGGGGAGCGCTTCGTCCGGGCGGCGGCGGCCTTGATCGAGCCGAGCTTCCTCTTCGATCCCCTCCATCTCCGGACCACCGCCCGCCGGGAGGGGGAGGAATACGTGCTCCATGGGACCAAGATCGGGGTCCCCTTCGGGGCGGAGGCGGAGCTGCTCCTGGTCTACGCCAGCGAGGACGGGCGCACCCAGGCCTTCCTCGTGGAGCCGGGGACGCCGGGGCTGACGGTGAAGGAGCGGGACCGTTACGCGGGGATCCGGGCCCTGCCCACTTATGAGGTGGTCCTGGAGGGCTGCCGGATCCCGCGCTGTCAGCGGATCGGAGGCGAGGAGGGGATCTCGATGGAGCGGCTGCTGGAGCGGTCGCGGGTGGCCCTGGCGGCCCTGGCCGTGGGGCTGGCGCGGGGGGCTTTTGAATACGCCCGGGATTACGCCAAGCAGCGGGTGCAGTTCGGCGAGCCCATCGCCCATCGCCAGGCCATCGCCTTCATGATCGCGGAGATGGCCATCGACATCGACGCCGCGCGCCTGATGGTCTGGGAGGCCGCATGGAAGCTGGACCGCGGGGAGGACGTCGCCCGGGAGGCGTATCTGGCCAAGCTCTTCGCCGACGATATGGCCCTGCGGGTGACGGACGGGGCGGTGCAGACCCTGGGTGGCCACGGCTACATCCGGGATCATCCGGTGGAGATGTGGCTGCGCAACGCCCGCGGCCTCCCCATGCTGGAGGGGCTGGTGATGGTGTGA
- a CDS encoding alpha/beta fold hydrolase, producing the protein MREDGLLRDFGGEGPLLHLAVANGFPPACYRPFMRALREVGHGVSLLPRPLWPERPGPERGVTWYTLADDLIAAFEARGWRGVVGIGHSMGGVITMVAAVRRPELFSAIVLMDPVLMDPKVLTLFRIIRWLGLGPRLHPLARRARRRRRAWPSREAAAAHLRSRPLFAAWHPEAFEGYLEEGLLPASDGQVVLAYPPEWEVHIFVNFPHDAWRFVPHIPVPTLVVRGASTDIFTADAEARFRRLKPDAHFAVIPGGHLFPMERPEETAALVREWLRRILRGA; encoded by the coding sequence ATGAGGGAGGACGGGCTTCTGCGGGATTTCGGAGGGGAAGGGCCGCTTCTCCATCTGGCGGTGGCCAATGGGTTCCCGCCCGCCTGCTATCGCCCGTTCATGCGCGCCCTAAGGGAGGTTGGCCACGGGGTGAGCCTTCTCCCCCGCCCGCTGTGGCCGGAGCGGCCCGGGCCGGAACGCGGGGTGACCTGGTATACCCTGGCGGACGACCTGATCGCCGCCTTTGAGGCCCGGGGGTGGCGGGGGGTGGTCGGGATCGGCCATTCCATGGGCGGGGTGATCACGATGGTCGCCGCCGTCCGGCGCCCGGAGCTCTTCTCGGCCATCGTCCTGATGGACCCCGTGCTGATGGATCCGAAGGTGCTGACGCTGTTCCGGATCATCCGGTGGTTGGGTCTGGGGCCCCGCCTGCATCCCCTGGCCCGGCGCGCCCGGCGCCGCCGGCGGGCCTGGCCCAGCCGGGAGGCCGCCGCGGCCCACCTGCGATCCCGCCCGCTGTTCGCCGCCTGGCATCCCGAGGCCTTCGAAGGCTACCTGGAGGAAGGTCTCCTTCCCGCTTCGGACGGCCAGGTCGTGCTGGCCTATCCCCCCGAGTGGGAGGTCCATATCTTCGTGAACTTCCCCCACGACGCCTGGCGGTTCGTCCCCCACATCCCGGTCCCCACGCTGGTGGTGCGGGGCGCATCCACGGACATCTTCACCGCGGACGCCGAGGCCCGTTTCCGCCGTCTGAAGCCCGACGCGCACTTCGCGGTGATCCCCGGAGGGCATCTCTTCCCGATGGAGCGGCCCGAGGAGACCGCGGCGCTGGTCCGGGAATGGTTGAGGCGGATCCTGCGGGGAGCATGA
- a CDS encoding alpha/beta fold hydrolase, whose translation MTVAPRTCWVSGEVRLRVLEWPGEKGTILALHGLTGYAETFLPLIPALNPPYRVLSMDLRGRGESEQPEDPQAYGLEAHLRDIAAVLEALAPEGALLMGHSLGAMLSLAVAAEHPHRVRGLILFDGGPLPSRAFSESLNQVLNARVEELPSLEAFRELVRSMPFLQPFDERLMPILEAGLIREPDGRVRVKFPSRLGAQEAMELGAIWNERLHGYAGRIRCPALLLKAPVGTFGPHDRFFTEAEEGLLREVIPQVRVVEVPNTTHYTIVLGHHPERDRLVRAFVEEVLG comes from the coding sequence ATGACCGTGGCGCCGCGGACGTGCTGGGTGTCCGGTGAGGTGCGGTTGCGCGTTCTGGAGTGGCCGGGGGAGAAGGGGACGATCCTGGCCCTCCACGGCCTGACAGGCTACGCGGAGACGTTCCTCCCGCTGATCCCGGCCCTGAACCCCCCTTACCGGGTCCTGAGCATGGACCTGCGGGGCCGGGGGGAGAGCGAGCAGCCCGAGGATCCCCAGGCCTACGGCCTGGAGGCCCACCTGCGGGATATCGCCGCGGTGCTGGAGGCCCTGGCCCCGGAAGGGGCGCTGCTCATGGGTCACTCCCTGGGCGCGATGCTCAGCCTGGCCGTCGCCGCAGAGCACCCACATCGGGTTCGAGGACTGATCCTGTTCGATGGAGGGCCGCTCCCCTCCCGGGCGTTCTCCGAATCCCTGAATCAGGTGCTGAACGCCCGCGTGGAGGAGCTGCCCTCCCTGGAGGCCTTCCGGGAGCTGGTCCGCTCGATGCCCTTCCTCCAGCCGTTCGACGAGCGCCTGATGCCGATCCTGGAGGCCGGGTTGATCCGCGAGCCGGACGGCCGGGTGCGGGTGAAGTTCCCTTCCCGGCTGGGGGCTCAGGAGGCCATGGAGCTGGGGGCGATCTGGAACGAGCGCCTGCACGGGTATGCCGGGCGGATCCGCTGCCCGGCCCTCCTCCTGAAAGCGCCTGTAGGCACCTTCGGGCCTCACGACCGCTTCTTCACCGAGGCCGAGGAGGGCCTGCTGCGGGAGGTCATCCCCCAGGTCCGCGTCGTGGAGGTCCCGAACACCACCCACTACACCATCGTGCTGGGGCATCACCCTGAGCGGGATCGCCTCGTGCGCGCCTTTGTGGAGGAAGTGCTGGGATGA